The Argonema galeatum A003/A1 DNA window GGGATAAACTTTGCTAACCAGGAAGTTTCGGCGGTGATGGGTAAAGGTTTACCCATTCTTGACGAAGATGTGGATATGTCAGAAGCTTATCGGGTGCTTTTGTCTGGAACTACTGGTATTATAATAAAACGGGAAGAAGTTCCTGTAGGATTAATCACGAGAGCCGATTTAATCAAATATTGGATCGGTCAAACGGAGGAATGATGGAATTTGAAACTAGGGCTATCCATGAGGGTCAAGCACCCGATCCGGTCACGGGTGCTGCGATTGTACCAATTTACATGACTTCGACCTATGAACAGGAAGCGATCGGTCAACATAAGGGTTATGAATATTCTCGCACGGGAAACCCGACCCGAACCGCGTTAGAACAAGCTTTGGCTTCCATTGAAGGGGCGAAATACGGTTTGGCTTTTGCTTCCGGAGTTGCAGCGACAACCACGGTTTTGAGTCTGCTGAAAAACGGCGATAATGTTATCGTCGGAGACGATTTATATGGTGGAACCTATAGAGTTCTGGAGAGGGTAATTAAAAATTGGGGTATTACCACAAGTTACGCAGATGTTGACGATTTAAACGATTTTGAAAAGGCAATTCAACCAAATACAAAGCTGATTTGGATTGAAACACCCACGAATCCCCTGTTAAAAATTGTCGATATTAAAATTATATCAGAAGTTGCACGGCGGCACAACCTGATTTTAGTTGTGGATAATACTTTTGCCAGTCCCTATTTTCAAAGACCGCTGGAATTAGGCGCGGATATTGTTGTTCACAGTACGACCAAATATTTGGGTGGACACAGCGATATCATTGGCGGTGGTGTTGTTACTTCTAACGAAGAACTATATCAACAATTGAAATTTTACCAAAATGCGATCGGTGCTGTACCAAGTCCCTTTGATAGTTGGTTAGTGATGCGGGGAATTAAAACTTTGGCGGTGCGGATGCGAGAACATGAGAAAAATGCTTTGTTTTTGGCGCAGTTTTTGGAGAAGCATCCAAAGATCGATCGCATTTATTATCCCGGTTTGCCAAGTCACGCACAATATCAACTTGCCAAACAACAAATGTACGGTTTTGGCGGGATGATCAGTTTGGAATTAAAAGGCGGATTTGCTGCTGTTGAGGAATTTGTGGCGCGGTTGAAGTTATTTTTACTAGCAGAAAGTTTGGGAGGCGTGGAATCGCTGGTTTGCTATCCGGCGAAAATGACGCACGGTTCTATCCCGGAAGAGGAAAGGCTGAAACGGGGAATTAAAAATAATTTGGTACGTCTTTCGGTTGGAATTGAGAATCAGAAGGATTTGAAAGAAGATTTGGAGAATGCTTTGGCTTAAAAGTTACTGGCTTAAGGTGGGAGATTTTAACCCCATCCCAACCTCTCCCTGTCAACGCAGAGGGGAGTATTTCTCCTTTGCGTTCAGCCTGAAAAGGCTATCCTATAATACCAAATCCGCAACGATTACCCCCGTTATGTCTATAGGCTGTAGAGACGTTTCATGAAACGTCTCTACAATGTTTAGGCCAAAAATTAAAGTGGGTAACCAACCCGGATTTGGTATAATGTAAATTAAAAGTTATTAGCCGAAATAAAGCAAAAAAAAGATGATTCAACCGATAACCCATCCTCTTCACCGTCGGGGAAGAGTTTTTCCCGAATATAATCTTCCTCCCGAACAGCTAGCAAAACGCCAAGCCGAAATAGATAGCTTCGGACAACGCTGTAAAGTCATTTGGCAAAAAGTCTGTCCCGAATTAATCGAAAACCATTACAACTGGTTTATGATGATCGAGCCTGAAAGCGGGGATTATTTCATTGACCCGGATGAAATGAAGGCTTATCAAAAAGCCCGTCAAAAGTATCCCCAAAAGATGCTCGGCACGTTTCGGATTAATGAAACTGGAGCCTGCGGTCTGATATAATGCGGGGGAGATTTGGCGAAATTGGAGAGCTATTTTTTGAAATTGAATTAATCGCCGTTTCCGAAGAAAATCTCCCAGTGGAG harbors:
- a CDS encoding cystathionine gamma-synthase; translation: MMEFETRAIHEGQAPDPVTGAAIVPIYMTSTYEQEAIGQHKGYEYSRTGNPTRTALEQALASIEGAKYGLAFASGVAATTTVLSLLKNGDNVIVGDDLYGGTYRVLERVIKNWGITTSYADVDDLNDFEKAIQPNTKLIWIETPTNPLLKIVDIKIISEVARRHNLILVVDNTFASPYFQRPLELGADIVVHSTTKYLGGHSDIIGGGVVTSNEELYQQLKFYQNAIGAVPSPFDSWLVMRGIKTLAVRMREHEKNALFLAQFLEKHPKIDRIYYPGLPSHAQYQLAKQQMYGFGGMISLELKGGFAAVEEFVARLKLFLLAESLGGVESLVCYPAKMTHGSIPEEERLKRGIKNNLVRLSVGIENQKDLKEDLENALA